The proteins below are encoded in one region of Bacteroides uniformis:
- a CDS encoding tyrosine-protein phosphatase produces MYKNLLNLLVLAVLLPSCNGTAPHISVVCEENNVGNCIVKWEMAPLIKGNVKVYASTNPNHIPEDVPVAVANISDLKMTVITTDPTQRYYYTLVFADKYRVKIATRNINIPGIQNFRDLGGYSSYPTQKKVHWGMLYRSAEIDKLKPCSRKELKNIGIRTIIDLRSSVEANRQSPLQQAFKVIHIPIPTGDMEYILKGVQEQKIKSDTVYRIVEQMNRELINNYTKEYRRIFDILLDKNNYPVVIHCSSGKGRTGIVSALVLASLGVDEDIIMEDYRLSNDYFNIPAASRYAYQLPARSQEAITTVFSAREDFLNAAIEEMKRRYGDTDTYLQRGIGLTKEERKRLQDILLTDN; encoded by the coding sequence ATGTATAAGAACTTATTGAACTTGCTTGTTTTGGCAGTGCTGCTCCCTTCCTGCAATGGCACTGCCCCTCACATTTCCGTTGTATGCGAAGAAAACAACGTGGGCAACTGCATTGTAAAATGGGAAATGGCCCCTCTCATCAAAGGAAATGTGAAGGTATATGCTTCGACCAATCCCAACCATATCCCCGAAGATGTTCCCGTTGCCGTCGCCAACATCTCCGACCTGAAGATGACTGTCATCACTACCGACCCTACACAACGATACTACTACACACTTGTATTCGCTGACAAATACCGGGTAAAGATTGCCACCCGCAACATCAACATCCCCGGCATACAGAACTTCCGAGACCTGGGAGGCTATTCCTCCTATCCCACCCAAAAGAAAGTGCATTGGGGCATGCTGTACCGCTCTGCCGAAATAGATAAACTGAAACCGTGTTCGCGCAAAGAGCTCAAGAACATAGGCATAAGGACTATCATCGACCTGCGTTCATCTGTCGAAGCGAATAGACAAAGCCCTTTGCAACAGGCATTCAAAGTGATCCATATCCCCATTCCTACCGGCGACATGGAGTATATCCTGAAAGGTGTACAGGAACAGAAAATCAAGAGCGATACTGTCTACCGAATCGTGGAGCAGATGAACCGCGAACTCATCAACAACTACACCAAAGAATATCGCCGGATTTTCGATATCCTGCTGGACAAGAACAATTATCCCGTCGTAATCCATTGCTCTTCGGGCAAAGGGCGCACGGGCATCGTATCGGCACTTGTGCTTGCCTCCCTTGGAGTGGACGAAGACATCATCATGGAAGATTATCGCCTCAGCAACGACTACTTCAACATCCCGGCGGCCTCCCGATATGCTTACCAGCTTCCGGCACGCTCGCAAGAGGCCATCACTACCGTATTCTCGGCACGCGAAGATTTCCTGAATGCCGCCATTGAAGAAATGAAACGAAGGTATGGAGATACCGACACCTACCTGCAAAGAGGCATCGGTCTGACAAAAGAAGAAAGAAAGAGACTGCAAGACATTCTTTTAACGGATAATTGA